The proteins below come from a single Etheostoma spectabile isolate EspeVRDwgs_2016 chromosome 4, UIUC_Espe_1.0, whole genome shotgun sequence genomic window:
- the zgc:113307 gene encoding lumican isoform X1, translated as MYQTVGLHISPAVSMALLYCAVLVSLCVFKFASVTVVADMDYGGVPLWINRLLGEPSVMSLQGRMDPAWFRANNPKACPQQCDCPIQWPTALYCDHRGLTDIPDNLPDRTQYLFLQGNNISTMSSSFLANITDLRWLILDHNQLQSDVLDQVALQNQAQLCYLFVNHNHLRSVPTALPAGLKQLRLAHNQISSIGPRAFQNLHNLTQLLLQGNRLQTIAEGDLKGLVSLNLLELSGNLFSSVPRHLPLSVQQLYMSKNTLSGLDENSFVRFLHLKYLRLSHCGLESSGIHLQVFNISSLVELDLSYNKLTTIPTVPTTLQYLYLEANEIQEFNVTSFCREVGPLSYSRIKFLRLDGNKLSYQQLPSDWVFCLRVLESIYI; from the exons ATGTATCAGACAGTGG GATTACATATCTCACCGGCTGTCTCGATGGCTCTCCTGTACTGTGCTGTtttggtgtctctgtgtgtttttaaatttgccTCAGTTACTGTTGTAGCTGACATGGACTACGGAGGTGTTCCTTTGTGGATTAATCGCCTGCTGGGTGAGCCCAGTGTGATGAGCCTGCAGGGACGAATGGACCCAGCCTGGTTTCGAGCCAACAACCCCAAGGCCTGCCCTCAACAGTGTGACTGCCCCATCCAGTGGCCCACGGCGCTCTACTGTGACCACAGAGGCCTGACAGACATCCCTGATAACCTGCCAGACAGAACTCAATACCTGTTTCTACAG GGTAACAACATCTCAACCATGTCCTCTTCCTTTCTGGCCAACATTACTGATCTACGCTGGCTTATCCTGGATCACAACCAGCTGCAAAGCGACGTGCTGGACCAGGTTGCGCTGCAAAACCAGGCCCAGCTCTGCTACCTTTTTGTCAACCACAACCACCTGAGATCAGTGCCCACTGCTCTACCAGCTGGACTCAAGCAGCTGCGACTGGCACACAATCAAATCAGCAGCATCGGCCCTCGAGCTTTCCAGAACCTGCACAACCTGacgcagctgctgctgcagggAAACAGACTACAAACCATCGCAGAGGGAGACCTCAAAG GTCTGGTCAGTCTGAACCTGCTGGAACTCAGTGGGAATTTGTTCTCGTCTGTCCCCAGGCATTTACCCCTTTCAGTCCAGCAGCTCTATATGTCTAAAAACACTCTTTCAGGACTAGATGAAAACAGTTTTGTGAGATTTCTCCACCTTAAGTACCTCCGTCTAAGTCACTGTGGTCTGGAGAGCAGCGGCATCCACCTTCAGGTTTTCAACATCTCTAGCTTGGTGGAACTGGACCTTTCTTATAACAAACTTACAACCATTCCTACAGTCCCCACCACCCTCCAGTACCTCTACCTGGAGGCCAATGAAATACAAG AGTTCAACGTGACCAGTTTCTGCAGAGAGGTGGGACCTCTGTCCTACTCTAGGATAAAGTTCCTACGATTGGATGGAAACAAATTGTCCTACCAACAGCTGCCATCTGACTGGGTATTCTGTCTACGAGTGCTTGAAAGTATTTACATCTGA
- the zgc:113307 gene encoding lumican isoform X2 — MAVVGLHISPAVSMALLYCAVLVSLCVFKFASVTVVADMDYGGVPLWINRLLGEPSVMSLQGRMDPAWFRANNPKACPQQCDCPIQWPTALYCDHRGLTDIPDNLPDRTQYLFLQGNNISTMSSSFLANITDLRWLILDHNQLQSDVLDQVALQNQAQLCYLFVNHNHLRSVPTALPAGLKQLRLAHNQISSIGPRAFQNLHNLTQLLLQGNRLQTIAEGDLKGLVSLNLLELSGNLFSSVPRHLPLSVQQLYMSKNTLSGLDENSFVRFLHLKYLRLSHCGLESSGIHLQVFNISSLVELDLSYNKLTTIPTVPTTLQYLYLEANEIQEFNVTSFCREVGPLSYSRIKFLRLDGNKLSYQQLPSDWVFCLRVLESIYI, encoded by the exons ATGGCTGTGGTTG GATTACATATCTCACCGGCTGTCTCGATGGCTCTCCTGTACTGTGCTGTtttggtgtctctgtgtgtttttaaatttgccTCAGTTACTGTTGTAGCTGACATGGACTACGGAGGTGTTCCTTTGTGGATTAATCGCCTGCTGGGTGAGCCCAGTGTGATGAGCCTGCAGGGACGAATGGACCCAGCCTGGTTTCGAGCCAACAACCCCAAGGCCTGCCCTCAACAGTGTGACTGCCCCATCCAGTGGCCCACGGCGCTCTACTGTGACCACAGAGGCCTGACAGACATCCCTGATAACCTGCCAGACAGAACTCAATACCTGTTTCTACAG GGTAACAACATCTCAACCATGTCCTCTTCCTTTCTGGCCAACATTACTGATCTACGCTGGCTTATCCTGGATCACAACCAGCTGCAAAGCGACGTGCTGGACCAGGTTGCGCTGCAAAACCAGGCCCAGCTCTGCTACCTTTTTGTCAACCACAACCACCTGAGATCAGTGCCCACTGCTCTACCAGCTGGACTCAAGCAGCTGCGACTGGCACACAATCAAATCAGCAGCATCGGCCCTCGAGCTTTCCAGAACCTGCACAACCTGacgcagctgctgctgcagggAAACAGACTACAAACCATCGCAGAGGGAGACCTCAAAG GTCTGGTCAGTCTGAACCTGCTGGAACTCAGTGGGAATTTGTTCTCGTCTGTCCCCAGGCATTTACCCCTTTCAGTCCAGCAGCTCTATATGTCTAAAAACACTCTTTCAGGACTAGATGAAAACAGTTTTGTGAGATTTCTCCACCTTAAGTACCTCCGTCTAAGTCACTGTGGTCTGGAGAGCAGCGGCATCCACCTTCAGGTTTTCAACATCTCTAGCTTGGTGGAACTGGACCTTTCTTATAACAAACTTACAACCATTCCTACAGTCCCCACCACCCTCCAGTACCTCTACCTGGAGGCCAATGAAATACAAG AGTTCAACGTGACCAGTTTCTGCAGAGAGGTGGGACCTCTGTCCTACTCTAGGATAAAGTTCCTACGATTGGATGGAAACAAATTGTCCTACCAACAGCTGCCATCTGACTGGGTATTCTGTCTACGAGTGCTTGAAAGTATTTACATCTGA
- the zgc:113307 gene encoding lumican isoform X3: MALLYCAVLVSLCVFKFASVTVVADMDYGGVPLWINRLLGEPSVMSLQGRMDPAWFRANNPKACPQQCDCPIQWPTALYCDHRGLTDIPDNLPDRTQYLFLQGNNISTMSSSFLANITDLRWLILDHNQLQSDVLDQVALQNQAQLCYLFVNHNHLRSVPTALPAGLKQLRLAHNQISSIGPRAFQNLHNLTQLLLQGNRLQTIAEGDLKGLVSLNLLELSGNLFSSVPRHLPLSVQQLYMSKNTLSGLDENSFVRFLHLKYLRLSHCGLESSGIHLQVFNISSLVELDLSYNKLTTIPTVPTTLQYLYLEANEIQEFNVTSFCREVGPLSYSRIKFLRLDGNKLSYQQLPSDWVFCLRVLESIYI; this comes from the exons ATGGCTCTCCTGTACTGTGCTGTtttggtgtctctgtgtgtttttaaatttgccTCAGTTACTGTTGTAGCTGACATGGACTACGGAGGTGTTCCTTTGTGGATTAATCGCCTGCTGGGTGAGCCCAGTGTGATGAGCCTGCAGGGACGAATGGACCCAGCCTGGTTTCGAGCCAACAACCCCAAGGCCTGCCCTCAACAGTGTGACTGCCCCATCCAGTGGCCCACGGCGCTCTACTGTGACCACAGAGGCCTGACAGACATCCCTGATAACCTGCCAGACAGAACTCAATACCTGTTTCTACAG GGTAACAACATCTCAACCATGTCCTCTTCCTTTCTGGCCAACATTACTGATCTACGCTGGCTTATCCTGGATCACAACCAGCTGCAAAGCGACGTGCTGGACCAGGTTGCGCTGCAAAACCAGGCCCAGCTCTGCTACCTTTTTGTCAACCACAACCACCTGAGATCAGTGCCCACTGCTCTACCAGCTGGACTCAAGCAGCTGCGACTGGCACACAATCAAATCAGCAGCATCGGCCCTCGAGCTTTCCAGAACCTGCACAACCTGacgcagctgctgctgcagggAAACAGACTACAAACCATCGCAGAGGGAGACCTCAAAG GTCTGGTCAGTCTGAACCTGCTGGAACTCAGTGGGAATTTGTTCTCGTCTGTCCCCAGGCATTTACCCCTTTCAGTCCAGCAGCTCTATATGTCTAAAAACACTCTTTCAGGACTAGATGAAAACAGTTTTGTGAGATTTCTCCACCTTAAGTACCTCCGTCTAAGTCACTGTGGTCTGGAGAGCAGCGGCATCCACCTTCAGGTTTTCAACATCTCTAGCTTGGTGGAACTGGACCTTTCTTATAACAAACTTACAACCATTCCTACAGTCCCCACCACCCTCCAGTACCTCTACCTGGAGGCCAATGAAATACAAG AGTTCAACGTGACCAGTTTCTGCAGAGAGGTGGGACCTCTGTCCTACTCTAGGATAAAGTTCCTACGATTGGATGGAAACAAATTGTCCTACCAACAGCTGCCATCTGACTGGGTATTCTGTCTACGAGTGCTTGAAAGTATTTACATCTGA
- the prelp gene encoding prolargin, translated as MKAGAELFSALALFLLMGAVFTQKPRPRKPTKRPTTTRKPSVPKPAVPAQPEPQEPTDFPPPILGPPSMFPDCPRECFCSPSYPNALNCENRNIRVIPVIPSRAHYLYLQNNYISEVTAEAFLNATEIRWVNLANNRIHRIDKNVFEKIPALLYLYVQRNHLKEVPSGLPANLEQLRLGRNRISKIPAGAFSKMENLTLLDLYHNQLSDSDLGKNTFKDLKSLMQLNLAHNILKKMPAGIPSTLIQLFLDKNNIDDIPKDYFEGLTHLAFVRLNYNQLSDKGLPKSVFNISTLLDLQLAHNQLASVPFFNSHLEHLHLNHNSIESINGTLLCPYSLQTDVSDQSLVPKLRYLRLDGNHLSPPIPLDVIMCFRHLHSIVI; from the exons ATGAAGGCCGGCGCGGAACTCTTTTCTGCATTGGCTCTGTTCCTCCTTATGGGGGCGGTGTTTACCCAGAAACCTCGGCCAAGGAAGCCCACCAAGCGCCCAACCACCACCAGGAAGCCATCTGTCCCAAAGCCTGCTGTACCGGCACAGCCAGAGCCCCAGGAGCCCACAGACTTCCCCCCTCCCATCCTGGGCCCGCCCTCCATGTTTCCTGACTGCCCCCGAGAGTGTTTCTGCTCCCCGAGCTATCCCAATGCTCTCAACTGTGAGAACCGAAACATCCGTGTGATCCCTGTCATCCCATCAAGAGCCCACTACTTGTACCTGCAGAACAACTACATCTCAGAAGTGACAGCAGAGGCGTTCCTTAACGCCACTGAGATCCGCTGGGTCAACTTGGCTAATAACCGCATTCACCGAATAGACAAAAAC GTGTTTGAAAAGATCCCAGCACTGCTGTACCTCTATGTACAGCGTAACCACCTGAAAGAGGTACCTTCCGGTCTTCCAGCAAACCTAGAACAGCTCCGCCTCGGTAGGAATCGTATTTCTAAGATCCCCGCTGGTGCATTCAGCAAAATGGAGAACCTGACACTGCTCGACCTGTACCACAACCAG CTGAGTGACAGTGATCTGGGAAAGAACACATTTAAGGACCTGAAGAGCCTCATGCAGCTTAATCTGGCTCacaacatcctgaaaaagatgCCTGCGGGCATACCTAGTACCCTAATACAGCTTTTCCTGGACAAGAACAACATAGATGACATCCCAAA AGACTACTTTGAAGGCTTAACCCACCTGGCGTTTGTAAGGCTGAACTACAACCAGCTGAGTGATAAAGGTCTTCCCAAGTCTGTGTTCAACATATCCACCCTGCTGGACCTGCAACTGGCCCACAACCAGCTCGCCTCGGTTCCTTTCTTCAACAGTCACCTGGAGCACCTGCACCTCAACCACAACAGCATCGAGA GCATCAATGGCACCCTGCTCTGCCCTTATAGCCTGCAGACTGATGTGAGCGATCAGAGTCTGGTGCCCAAACTAAG GTACCTGCGTTTAGACGGAAATCATCTGAGCCCTCCGATCCCTCTGGATGTCATCATGTGCTTCAGACACCTCCACTCTATTGTCATTTAG